From a single Candidatus Thorarchaeota archaeon genomic region:
- a CDS encoding isoprenylcysteine carboxylmethyltransferase family protein yields the protein MQTSQKGGDATNDVEAPKTVLGVATLVTLLLFFLVFLLSVSWFVPQIDDFLVLIHLIQPGPILDFVGLFLFCGGVLLNGWSRFARKNMASSWEMSDDHTLVTTGPYGWIRHPSYSSYLICIVSVNFLIPSVLSLLLLMGIPAYYSISRYEEELLISQFGDEYHRYMRQTGRFIPHI from the coding sequence ATGCAAACGTCGCAGAAGGGTGGTGATGCAACCAACGATGTTGAAGCTCCAAAGACAGTTCTTGGTGTTGCCACACTGGTAACGCTCCTGTTGTTTTTCCTCGTGTTCCTGCTTTCAGTCAGCTGGTTTGTTCCTCAGATTGATGATTTTCTTGTTTTGATTCACCTTATTCAACCCGGTCCTATTCTTGACTTCGTTGGGCTGTTTTTGTTCTGTGGTGGTGTTCTTCTCAATGGCTGGTCCCGTTTCGCAAGGAAAAACATGGCTTCTTCGTGGGAAATGAGTGATGATCACACGTTGGTTACAACAGGTCCATATGGCTGGATACGTCATCCATCCTATAGTTCGTACCTGATCTGTATCGTAAGTGTAAACTTCCTTATTCCTTCTGTGTTGTCACTCCTGCTTCTTATGGGTATCCCAGCTTACTACAGTATCTCACGCTACGAAGAGGAGCTTCTAATCTCGCAATTTGGAGATGAATACCATCGGTATATGCGACAAACTGGGCGTTTCATACCCCATATATAG
- a CDS encoding geranylgeranylglyceryl/heptaprenylglyceryl phosphate synthase, with product MPGKVWTYISEKLDTEGALHFSLLDPDPVKMTTEKCVKLASIAEDAGTDAIMIGGSTIFGLVDPAVKAITEAIDIPTILFPGNITGVSEYADAMFFMSLLNSTNPYWIIGAQALGAGKVRISGIETIPMGYLLIEPGKTAAWVGDAKCFPRDKPKLLLMYALAAQFMGFKLVYLEAGSGAEGGGVPSEMIQTVDQYCELPIITGGGCNDEESAVRLVEAGASIVVQGTYIEENCPKDGGEGLSSIIDALKGAASDRV from the coding sequence ATGCCCGGCAAGGTGTGGACTTACATTTCCGAGAAGCTGGACACTGAAGGAGCCCTTCACTTCTCACTACTTGATCCAGATCCTGTGAAGATGACAACTGAGAAATGCGTTAAACTGGCGTCCATTGCTGAGGATGCAGGTACCGACGCGATAATGATTGGTGGGAGTACCATATTCGGATTGGTTGATCCTGCTGTGAAAGCCATAACCGAAGCCATAGACATTCCTACAATTCTCTTTCCAGGTAACATCACTGGTGTATCCGAATATGCCGATGCGATGTTCTTCATGAGTCTTCTGAACAGTACAAACCCTTACTGGATCATAGGGGCGCAAGCATTGGGTGCAGGTAAAGTGAGGATATCTGGAATTGAGACAATCCCGATGGGCTATCTCCTCATTGAACCTGGCAAGACTGCAGCGTGGGTGGGTGATGCCAAGTGCTTCCCCCGTGATAAGCCAAAACTCCTCCTAATGTATGCATTAGCTGCTCAATTCATGGGTTTCAAACTGGTGTATCTCGAGGCTGGAAGCGGCGCAGAAGGTGGAGGTGTACCATCTGAGATGATCCAAACTGTTGATCAGTACTGTGAACTGCCAATCATCACCGGTGGGGGCTGCAATGATGAAGAGTCGGCAGTAAGACTAGTAGAAGCTGGTGCATCCATTGTCGTCCAAGGAACCTACATTGAAGAAAACTGCCCTAAAGACGGCGGTGAAGGATTGAGTTCAATAATTGATGCCCTCAAAGGTGCGGCTTCCGACCGTGTATGA
- a CDS encoding roadblock/LC7 domain-containing protein translates to MSAKTEMLRELLEDLSRASQGNIEASTIISRSQGLPIYSWFPENPPDNVPKEDVIAGRSMQIQMETRKVFKELERGSLVRMLIEGDSGYTIICGAGDDAILAVLTNKRVNLGYLFFMMSRIAKGIEAALA, encoded by the coding sequence TTGTCTGCTAAGACCGAAATGCTCAGAGAACTGCTTGAGGACTTAAGCCGTGCCTCCCAAGGCAATATTGAAGCTAGCACCATTATATCTCGGTCGCAAGGTCTTCCTATCTACAGCTGGTTTCCAGAGAATCCCCCTGATAACGTGCCCAAAGAGGATGTCATTGCTGGCAGATCTATGCAGATCCAAATGGAGACGCGGAAGGTGTTCAAAGAACTGGAACGCGGCTCCCTTGTACGAATGCTTATCGAAGGTGATAGTGGCTATACTATCATCTGTGGGGCGGGTGATGACGCGATTCTGGCTGTGTTGACCAATAAGAGGGTCAATCTCGGATATCTATTCTTCATGATGAGTCGAATAGCAAAAGGAATTGAAGCGGCTCTTGCATAG
- the map gene encoding type II methionyl aminopeptidase: MSKEEKSNANQEEKQEEDEWAKWKEAGVVAREALDIARDMIEPGVKVLDIVEAVEGHILEHASGVSFPCNVAINNVAAHYTSPLDDETVIEEGDLVTVDCGAHIDGCISDSAFTVALNPDHEDLVQTSVDATNTAIKMFRPGAKLNSIGALIEQTIEDAGFKPVKQLTGHQLREYELHAEKEVPCVSGKSEVKVEAGEIYAIETFASTGAGNVTDGPDAYIYQLLPIRVPVRFRGSKQFLAIARRDYGEFPFAKRWLAKEMKHAALEMAIRELEKNNVLVGHNVLSEKEDEFVSQHEHTIIVTEDGYIQTT, encoded by the coding sequence ATGTCAAAGGAAGAAAAGAGTAATGCAAATCAAGAGGAGAAACAGGAAGAGGATGAGTGGGCTAAGTGGAAAGAAGCTGGCGTTGTGGCCAGAGAAGCGTTAGACATCGCTCGGGATATGATTGAACCCGGTGTCAAAGTACTTGATATCGTGGAGGCTGTTGAAGGTCACATTTTGGAGCATGCCAGCGGCGTATCTTTCCCATGCAACGTGGCCATCAACAATGTGGCTGCACATTACACTTCACCTCTGGACGATGAAACCGTCATAGAAGAAGGCGATCTTGTCACAGTGGACTGCGGAGCCCACATAGATGGTTGCATCTCGGACTCTGCTTTCACGGTAGCACTGAACCCCGACCATGAGGATTTGGTTCAGACTTCAGTAGATGCCACCAACACTGCTATCAAGATGTTTCGACCAGGTGCCAAGCTCAATAGCATTGGGGCCCTAATTGAACAGACGATTGAAGATGCAGGTTTCAAGCCCGTGAAGCAGCTTACAGGACATCAGCTGAGAGAATATGAGCTTCATGCGGAGAAGGAGGTTCCTTGTGTTTCAGGGAAATCTGAGGTTAAAGTTGAAGCAGGAGAAATTTATGCAATCGAGACATTCGCGAGTACGGGTGCTGGGAATGTCACTGATGGTCCTGATGCCTACATCTACCAGCTCTTGCCAATACGTGTCCCTGTGCGGTTCCGTGGTTCCAAGCAGTTCTTGGCAATCGCACGGCGTGATTATGGTGAATTCCCATTCGCAAAGCGGTGGCTGGCCAAAGAAATGAAGCATGCAGCTCTTGAGATGGCAATCAGAGAACTAGAAAAGAACAACGTACTCGTAGGGCACAATGTTCTATCTGAGAAAGAGGATGAATTCGTTTCTCAGCATGAACACACTATAATCGTGACTGAGGACGGCTACATACAGACCACCTAG